One window of the Gemmatimonadota bacterium genome contains the following:
- a CDS encoding DUF6152 family protein produces the protein MKNRWFAGFAAWAVLLAVAGPVFGHHNTAARYADERPVTIMGTVVQFRMISPHSRLLVEVEGETGEAVIWDSETSSGPTLYRRGWRTDDLNPGDRVTVTGRPAVDGSPSMQLIRVVAPGGKVLE, from the coding sequence ATGAAAAACAGATGGTTTGCAGGTTTCGCTGCTTGGGCAGTCCTGCTCGCCGTTGCCGGACCGGTGTTCGGACATCACAACACCGCGGCAAGGTATGCCGATGAGCGTCCCGTGACGATCATGGGGACGGTTGTCCAATTTCGCATGATCAGTCCCCATTCCCGGCTCTTGGTGGAGGTGGAAGGGGAAACGGGCGAAGCGGTGATCTGGGACTCCGAGACGAGCTCCGGACCGACCCTGTATAGGAGAGGCTGGAGAACCGATGACCTTAATCCCGGGGACCGAGTCACGGTGACCGGAAGACCCGCTGTGGACGGCTCGCCGTCCATGCAGCTGATCAGGGTGGTTGCACCGGGCGGGAAGGTGCTCGAGTAA
- a CDS encoding SMP-30/gluconolactonase/LRE family protein: HPGGSLQPLPGTELSLPNGIDVSEDGRYLYVAASGTHELVRFDRRATPIGKRTVSVPMRPDNVHWDGNGKLLIAGRNAVDPATCDGTGCAAGWSVVEVDPESLAVTRLGGADGTASMQRASAAIRVGNEIWVGSNQDRIARFPLN; encoded by the coding sequence CATCCGGGCGGGTCGCTGCAACCGCTGCCCGGCACCGAGCTGTCGCTGCCGAACGGAATTGATGTGTCGGAAGACGGGCGTTACCTGTACGTTGCCGCGAGTGGTACGCACGAACTGGTCCGCTTCGACCGTCGCGCGACGCCGATCGGCAAGCGCACGGTGTCGGTGCCGATGCGACCGGACAACGTTCACTGGGACGGCAATGGGAAGCTGTTGATCGCCGGCCGCAACGCTGTCGACCCGGCAACGTGCGACGGCACGGGCTGCGCTGCAGGCTGGTCGGTGGTTGAAGTGGATCCGGAGTCGCTGGCCGTCACGCGCCTTGGCGGTGCGGACGGAACCGCCTCGATGCAGCGCGCAAGCGCGGCCATACGGGTTGGCAACGAGATCTGGGTCGGCAGCAATCAGGATCGTATCGCGCGCTTTCCGCTGAACTGA
- a CDS encoding helix-turn-helix domain-containing protein gives MPRSIQRTHLLRCYPTAAQRRRLEDYFGAARWVWNRALGCRTKAYRRRGESVTCVDSSRLWSGAGGAKRAAPNTIATSTRLAISSREACACSADNGQRRPVGQCAWRVTPPGCSRFGPGVVRYPMNRERTPGRRGGMQPPKPREGPTATRISG, from the coding sequence ATGCCCAGATCGATACAGCGCACTCACCTGCTCAGGTGCTATCCCACCGCAGCGCAACGCCGGCGGCTGGAGGATTACTTCGGCGCAGCACGCTGGGTGTGGAACCGCGCACTGGGATGCCGGACCAAGGCATACCGGCGCCGCGGCGAGTCGGTGACGTGTGTTGATTCTTCGCGGCTGTGGAGCGGTGCTGGCGGTGCGAAGCGCGCGGCGCCGAACACGATCGCGACGTCAACGCGGCTCGCAATCTCGAGCAGGGAGGCCTGCGCCTGCTCAGCGGACAACGGCCAGCGGCGCCCGGTCGGTCAATGCGCGTGGAGGGTAACACCCCCGGGCTGTTCCCGATTCGGTCCGGGCGTGGTCCGGTACCCGATGAACCGCGAACGGACTCCAGGCCGACGCGGCGGTATGCAACCGCCGAAGCCGCGTGAGGGACCGACTGCAACTAGAATAAGCGGATAA
- a CDS encoding DoxX family protein codes for MTMIFPVEAAGPYELLSLLSIAGLIEVVGGVPLLIGLFTRPAAFLCSGLMAFAYWLANAPRGFFLWTVGNSAEAAVLYSFLFLYIAARPERGR; via the coding sequence ATGACGATGATCTTTCCTGTTGAAGCCGCTGGCCCGTACGAGCTGCTGTCGCTATTGAGCATCGCTGGTTTGATCGAAGTCGTTGGTGGCGTTCCGCTGTTGATCGGCCTGTTTACTCGCCCGGCGGCTTTCCTGTGCTCGGGATTGATGGCGTTTGCCTACTGGCTGGCAAATGCGCCGCGCGGATTCTTCCTCTGGACCGTCGGCAACAGCGCCGAGGCGGCGGTGCTGTACAGTTTCCTGTTCCTGTATATCGCTGCCCGACCAGAACGTGGCCGCTGA
- the nhaD gene encoding sodium:proton antiporter NhaD, whose translation MTEQNLMLHWAGIVSLAVFVVAYALVIAEETIHLRKSKPVMVAGGIIWAFAAIAYIASGQTALIEELVRHSLLEFVELFLFLLAAMTYINTLDERGAFDVLRAWLLRQRFSLKKLFWITGALAFVMSPIADNLTTALLMATVVLAVGGQNRRFVVIGCVNVVVAANAGGAFSPFGDITTLMVWQAGQVQFHQFFALILPSLANWLITGGLLSLAVPHGHPEQVEEQARIRQGTWVVAGLFLVTITMAVLGHTFLHLPPVIGMMTGLGLLKLSGYYLQTRRGRFAYSSERVMNENALSLEGDSHRDSASSDAQYDIYRNLQRAEWDTLLFFYGIMLCVAGLGAFGYMAAGSDFMYGVLGPTTANIIVGFASALFDNIPVMFAVLEMDPSMSLGQWLLITLTAGVGGSMLSVGSAAGVAVMGQARGVYTFFSHLKWSWTIVLGYAASVWVHFLVTGSSF comes from the coding sequence ATGACAGAACAAAACCTGATGTTGCACTGGGCGGGCATTGTGTCCCTCGCCGTATTCGTAGTGGCCTACGCGCTGGTCATTGCTGAGGAAACCATTCACCTGCGAAAGTCCAAGCCTGTCATGGTGGCCGGCGGCATCATCTGGGCGTTCGCCGCGATTGCCTACATCGCCAGCGGCCAGACCGCGTTGATCGAGGAATTGGTCCGGCACAGCCTGCTGGAATTCGTGGAGCTGTTCCTGTTCCTGCTGGCAGCGATGACCTACATCAACACTCTGGACGAGCGCGGTGCGTTTGACGTTCTGCGGGCGTGGCTGTTGCGGCAGCGGTTTTCGCTGAAGAAGCTGTTCTGGATTACCGGCGCGCTGGCGTTCGTCATGTCCCCGATCGCGGACAACCTGACGACGGCGTTGCTGATGGCGACAGTGGTTCTCGCCGTAGGCGGCCAGAACCGCCGCTTCGTGGTCATAGGTTGCGTTAACGTGGTGGTCGCCGCCAACGCCGGAGGGGCGTTCAGCCCCTTCGGGGATATCACCACACTGATGGTGTGGCAGGCCGGTCAGGTGCAATTCCACCAGTTCTTCGCGCTGATCCTGCCGTCGCTGGCCAACTGGCTGATCACCGGTGGGCTGTTGAGCCTCGCCGTTCCACATGGACATCCGGAGCAAGTCGAGGAGCAGGCGCGGATTCGCCAGGGCACTTGGGTGGTGGCCGGCCTGTTCCTGGTGACGATCACGATGGCGGTGCTTGGCCACACGTTCCTGCACCTGCCCCCGGTGATCGGGATGATGACCGGTCTCGGTCTGCTCAAGCTCTCTGGCTACTACCTGCAAACGCGACGCGGCCGATTTGCGTATTCCTCAGAGCGGGTGATGAACGAGAACGCCCTGTCGCTGGAGGGCGATTCGCACAGGGATTCAGCCTCGTCCGACGCCCAGTACGATATCTACCGGAATTTGCAGAGGGCCGAGTGGGATACGCTGCTGTTCTTCTACGGGATCATGTTGTGCGTGGCGGGACTTGGCGCGTTCGGCTACATGGCCGCAGGCTCTGACTTCATGTACGGGGTGCTCGGACCCACTACCGCCAACATCATCGTGGGCTTCGCCTCGGCTCTGTTCGACAACATCCCGGTGATGTTCGCCGTGCTCGAGATGGACCCGAGCATGAGCCTCGGTCAGTGGCTTCTGATCACGCTGACGGCCGGAGTGGGAGGATCGATGCTGTCCGTGGGCTCCGCCGCCGGTGTCGCGGTGATGGGACAGGCGCGAGGCGTCTATACCTTTTTCAGCCACCTGAAATGGAGCTGGACGATCGTCCTCGGATACGCCGCGAGCGTCTGGGTTCACTTCCTGGTGACCGGCTCCTCGTTT
- a CDS encoding calcium/sodium antiporter: protein MTALAGLIVGIALLLGGGALLVRGASLVAARYGIPPMVVALTIVAFGTSAPELVVNVIGAARGATSLAFGNIVGSNISNLALILGAAALMAPLTIQGQVVRREVPLLLLATSFLTVMALDTLLGGQPSIIGRSDSILLLLLFCVFVYYTTRDILQARHSDALMGHIEANPLIDTEPRGRFGWASVAAGIALLFVGGEMTIRSGVQVAAILGISATIVGLFMVSVGTSMPELVTSMIAARRKESDLAVGNVVGSNVFNTLAVLPATGLTREIPVPGGGVGDVIFSLLLTALLIPLFIFGRAHIGRTSACFLLIVYTAYVAARVSLETAI from the coding sequence ATGACGGCTCTGGCTGGCCTGATAGTCGGAATCGCGCTGCTGCTGGGTGGCGGCGCCCTTCTGGTGCGGGGCGCCTCCCTGGTGGCCGCCCGTTATGGCATTCCGCCTATGGTTGTAGCACTCACGATAGTAGCGTTCGGCACCAGTGCACCGGAACTGGTTGTCAATGTCATCGGCGCCGCCAGAGGAGCGACCAGTCTTGCCTTCGGCAACATCGTCGGATCGAACATCAGCAATCTTGCGCTGATCCTTGGCGCCGCCGCGCTGATGGCGCCGCTCACGATCCAGGGTCAGGTCGTACGGCGCGAGGTGCCGTTGCTGCTGCTGGCCACCAGCTTCCTGACAGTAATGGCGCTTGACACGCTGCTGGGCGGGCAACCGTCGATCATCGGGCGGTCCGACTCGATCCTGCTCCTGCTGCTGTTCTGTGTATTTGTCTATTACACGACTCGGGACATCCTTCAAGCGCGCCATTCGGACGCGCTCATGGGACACATCGAAGCCAATCCGCTCATCGACACCGAACCTCGGGGCCGATTCGGCTGGGCGTCCGTGGCCGCGGGCATTGCATTGCTGTTCGTCGGCGGCGAGATGACGATCCGCAGCGGAGTGCAGGTAGCCGCGATTCTGGGCATCTCGGCGACGATCGTGGGCCTGTTCATGGTTTCGGTAGGCACGAGCATGCCCGAACTGGTCACCTCGATGATAGCCGCCAGGCGCAAGGAATCCGATCTGGCGGTGGGCAACGTGGTCGGCTCCAATGTCTTCAACACACTGGCGGTCTTGCCGGCCACCGGGCTGACGCGGGAGATTCCCGTCCCGGGCGGCGGCGTCGGCGACGTGATCTTCTCGTTGCTGCTCACGGCGCTGCTGATTCCGCTGTTTATTTTCGGACGTGCCCACATCGGACGAACGTCGGCGTGTTTCCTCCTGATCGTCTACACGGCCTACGTCGCGGCACGGGTCTCGCTGGAGACGGCTATCTGA